In Vicia villosa cultivar HV-30 ecotype Madison, WI linkage group LG7, Vvil1.0, whole genome shotgun sequence, the DNA window TGGCGCGTGATCGGAAGATGTCTGATAATAAACTCTGAAAAGAATACAGACAAATGTTTTTTTTAGTGTAGGgctaattctcgtaaaccctgattcgggcgtaaattgaataaagcaacacaattgatttaattaattattggttttgcaacctaattaattaaatcgaaagaagaaaataagatcaagcaaaaaacattttttatgatttttatgaattaaaataaaataaatataatatattaaagatattaaaataaataaatgaagtatataaataaataaatataaataaacaaatatattaaagaaataaataaaataaaataaaatgttattattatataaaaagagttttttagagaatataattttatgaaaataaaaacaaataaaaaaaggtatatatatataaatataagaagaaaggattatgtaattaaaataaaaaataaaaaaatttagaaatactTAGCTGGAATCTGGTGCTGCTGAGCCTGGAAGGACTATGGTGGGGGTGCCGTCATGGCCTTTAGATTGAGATCAAAGAAAGATCCAAATGATGATGAGAGAGGGCGCACCATGCGTATGCACCAAGGGAAAACACTAGATCCGTTAACAAATAATTCATGAAAAAATCTTGTCTccacctgggttcgaacccaggtcctaTGGATGACCAGCGAAAGTTTCTACCAACTGCGCTACGTTGTTGACTTGCAAGATAACGCAAACAATGTtaagataaacaaaaaaaaacggatattaagaataaaaaaaacaTGCGCTTGGCCTTCTTCTTCCCCGCTGCTTTTTCTTCAGAAGCTCAAGCTTTAGGCCACGCTTTTTGTATGTGGCTACAAACCTGCAATCTTTGAAAATCCACAATACATGCTATAAATCCAAGATAAATACATAGAACGAATCGGATTCGCCTCCTAATAATGGCTATGGTCctagttttgtctaattttgtCCGGTTTGCAAAGCCCCAATTTAAAAGCTTtcaaacctaacaatggcaactTGTGTTTCCTGCATTTAAACTTCACATAACCAATCCAGAAACATCATATGCATTGATATAAACACAACCATGTAATCAAAAACAGTTTATGCTTCATGAATCACCGTAATCAAAAATTCGAAAAGACGAGTAAACCGTAAACGTGAGGATGACGATACAAGATACCTTAGACGCCTGCGATGCTTGTATCTGCTTCAGAGAGTGTCGAAAATTCCTTCTGAATCCTTAGAATGGCTTCAATTGTTCAAGAATTCGATCTCTCGTCCCCCCTTTTTCCACGATTTTTCACGTCTGGaccgagttttttttttttttgccaattTTTTTTTTGCCTGCAATCCTCCTCCTTCTTTGTAAAATTCGTTTGCTATTTATAGTGTGAAATTAGGGTGAAAGCATTGAATTTTTGATTGATACAATTAGGAAAGATTGAATGGAAAATGAATAATTCATAACCGAAAAAGATTCGATCCGATGCAACTTACAATATGATGGGGAAGATTTGAAAAAGATTGGTTTTGATTTTGGGATGATAATGATGGAGAGAGATCATACGGTTTGGTTGGAGTGTTTAcatttttattatgtatttttaaataataataataatactaaaaaataaaaactaaaaaaactctTCTACCTAAAACGTGACatcatcatctttttttttttttttttgatttttttaataatataataatagttaataataatactacTCCTAAtctaataataacataaaaaacaaaattaatactaatgattaaataattatagtgtaaatctaatctaataataataagatGTAAATGATAATAGTAAAGCTATTCtaaaagtaaaattataaattcAGTAATATTACTGAACTCAGGACCTCGTACTTACCTGCCTCGTATTCAAATTCTTACCAGCTGGGCTGGGTTACTTATTCGAAATAAGCtaacttctttttcttttgaatatatgagggcaaattttggggtatgacaaaaccctgccatgcaaccctaatctttgatatattagcctttaggaaagggctgagggtgcctaacaccttccctcagcctgattataataacttaccctcaatctcttatctgcgtagggtttcctattcgccgttcagaataggtggcgactcgaaagctgaaatttttagggcaggttgctacagctgacgactctgctggggacatcacttaatggtgaattattatgctcctataggttttggcagagtttaggtttttggcgaaacatttaggtttgtggcaaactttttagggtttggctaatttgccattttagggtttatttattttttataaatatttaaaatttttatttatttatttatttataatttcatcttttacatcaattaaattaaatacctgtttatttaaaaaaaaaagtatatgtttatttaaatatttgctgcgtattgtatttttttaaatcgcAAGCGACTGGAGTTCAgggttagttttaaatatttaaattttatttatttatttattttccttttcaatttcattactgcaatttaattaaatatttatttaagtgaatatttattcctattatatttgctggtgtttttttttatgttgtgttaaaccctaagtgtgggagttaactttgagaccaataggggagtatgaatctcctacgagtctcattgataattccactcggagtggattgagtattcggaaatgtccaaaacgaggcttgactttgttgagggcaggactggatacttggctgatctctccgagaacctaccccaaaaattcgaacctcatggataaaatgagttgttctaaaatccgaagagacaaaaagtctcggaggctacgaacgaccccatgagaccttctagaacaccccctataaaaaggttggctcccaagagccgctacgtcgaacctatgaacctaggacttttgggcTTATgtacttattatatgtttgcaatttatattcttcgagtatctatgcgtttcaattttgcaggtacccctacgtattccctagcctatagggatcctattcttaaaatcgtgtccttcgtacgaaggacacctttgttagcatacgtcgattggcctctcgatggccatgagatctagtgactgtctcgaacggtcaccccatgcttactcctacgcactccctagcccgtagggatttcccttttacatctttgtatttttacaaccacgtccttcccacaaaggacatcaacatttatgcacgtcaattggcctctcgatggccatgagacctgaTGACTGTCTTGAACGATCATCATATGCCCGCTCCCACGcattccctagcccgtagggatttccTATATTGTGTCATAATCCCTTTCCTGTAAGGATTTCCATCTATCTATCATTATCCATAGCCCTTAAGGGGTTTCCCTGTGTTTATCTCTTAAAATATGTGGGGCATCCTTATAATAACCCCCACTCTATGCCACATTGCATtgcatgaaaaaaaatatataaaataaaatatattcgtATACCATTGCATCATAGGAgtttatcattcatacatgacATGCATTTCTACAAGGAGCTCATTCGCATCTTTACTTGTATTTGGAATCAGAGACTGCAAAATTGAGTTCCCGACATTTAAGGTTAATCATGGAACAAATTCAGACAGACATGGCAGAGATTAGGGCTCAGATAGGGACTACTATGGGTCaatttttggaagctatccaAATCGTTACCCGTGGACAAGGAGATTTAAGAAAGCCTGTTCAGAGGCCGGATTTTATTGTTGATCCAAGCGGCGTTCATCAAAAAGTCGTCAATCCTACCCAAGAGGCCCCTTTGAATCAGAATGTTAGAAACACTATGCAAGTTCCCGTCAACGAGGCTCCACACCGTGAAAATCTTTCTGTTTCGTCATATGATACTTTTAAGTTTCCAATGGATGAAGATGAGGGTAAGCTCCGTCTTTTGGATAAGAGATTGAAAGCGGTTGAGGATCGTGATTGCCTTGGTCTGGATGCTGCTAGTttatgcctagtgcctgatatcaagattcctcctaagttcaaagtccccaactttgagaagtacaagggtaccacttgcccAATAAcacacatcaaggcattttgcaacaagatggctccttatgcagaaaatgataaactTCTAATGCACTTATTTCAGGATAGTCTTAGTGGGGCATCTCTTGAATGGTATACCCAACTTGAAAGGACCAACATCCGAACTTGGAAAGATCTAGCCAAAGCCTTTTTCAAGCATTACAAACATAACAGTGATATGGTTCCTACCAGAATTCATCTTCAgggtttgactcagaaggttgacGAATCCTTTAGAGAGTACGCACAAAGATGGAGGGAGCTAGCTGCTAGAGTTCAACCTCCCCTTTTGGAACGAgaacttgtagacatgttcatggacaCTTTACAAGACCCCT includes these proteins:
- the LOC131619106 gene encoding uncharacterized protein LOC131619106; translation: MEQIQTDMAEIRAQIGTTMGQFLEAIQIVTRGQGDLRKPVQRPDFIVDPSGVHQKVVNPTQEAPLNQNVRNTMQVPVNEAPHRENLSVSSYDTFKFPMDEDEGKLRLLDKRLKAVEDRDCLGLDAASLCLDSLSGASLEWYTQLERTNIRTWKDLAKAFFKHYKHNSDMVPTRIHLQGLTQKVDESFREYAQRWRELAARVQPPLLERELVDMFMDTLQDPYLNRMVGCAASEFSTLVVIGERIEHGLMTGKIQNAATNFEFPEQDGEETSTISEVEERDHAYSPVQIPCYQMTETTPDQDAPQICAATISQPPVQFVQQEPVLYNQSVKYAPQQQQRYRQNHRPQGGQNQRRPRKVYEPIPMPHSQLLSHLLQNSLVELKQLGPPPFPYPEGYDPNAYCEFHSGAPGHLIEGCNVFKGTVQNLIDSKAICFTPNGLRIN